In Catharus ustulatus isolate bCatUst1 chromosome 29, bCatUst1.pri.v2, whole genome shotgun sequence, the following are encoded in one genomic region:
- the LOC117008231 gene encoding thaicobrin-like yields MLASKMERVESETLMDEVKEMSGRADVTLDPDTANPFLILASDQRGVGRGEEWTLLPNNPERFDTEPCVLGSQGFAVGRHCWEVEVAEAGDWWAVGVAQESVRRKGVLNFTPQEGIWAVGQWFGQYHAFSDPDWTPLHLTCLPRAIQICLDFTEKQVTFADAESEALIFAFCLASCAGERLRPWLWVGMDSWLKLCP; encoded by the exons ATGCTGGCATCCAAGATGGAGAGAGTAGAAAGTGAGACCCTGATGGATGAGGTGAAGGAGATGAGTGGAAGAG ctgatgTGACTCTGGACCCGGACACTGCCAACCCCTTCCTCATTCTGGCCAGTGACCAGCGAGGGGTGGGACGGGGGGAAGAGTGGACCTTGCTGCCCAACAATCCTGAGCGGTTTGACACAGAGCCATGTGTGCTGGGCAGCCAGGGCTTTGCTGTGGGGAGACACTGCTGGGAGGTGGAGGTGGCCGAGGCAGGGGACTGGTGGGCTGTGGGAGTGGCCCAGGAGTCTGTCAGGAGGAAGGGCGTCCTCAATTTTACACCCCAGGAGGGGATCTGGGCCGTGGGGCAGTGGTTTGGACAGTACCATGCTTTCAGTGATCCTGACTGGACCCCCCTGCACCTTAcctgcctccccagggccaTCCAGATCTGCCTGGACTTCACAGAAAAGCAGGTGACTTTTGCTGATGCTGAGAGTGAAGCCCTAATCTTTGCTTTCTGCCTGGCCTCgtgtgctggggagaggctgcGCCCATGGCTCTGGGTGGGGATGGACTCATGGCTCAAGCTGTGCCCCTGA